One genomic window of Streptomyces sp. NBC_01498 includes the following:
- a CDS encoding BTAD domain-containing putative transcriptional regulator has product MYFSVLGPLTALTTAGHAVDVPEAKVRALLAVLLVHAGRPVSADRLVDDLWGERLPGNPAGALQTKVSRLRRALARAEPGAETLVESRPPGYLLRTGPEDVDSHRFTALTATAYGTEDPRTRADLLTGALALWTGEAFADLGDVVFLRTAAEHLGEQRLTALEALAETRLDLGEHHTLIGDLGELAVRHPLRERLRAVQLRALYRAGRQSEALSVYAELREQLADELGVDPGPELAALHQAILEHDPALEAPPASPKRRYGDLPAPLTDLVGRKEAVPALGELLAAHRLVTLTGPGGVGKTRLAEEVAGRAAGAYPDGVRMVGLAGSTEVAEQLGAALGVREEGAAGLEDALRSRRLLLLLDNCEHVVDSAADVVRRVLAAAPGLSVLATSREPLGLAGEVVWTVPPLRQTDAEDLFAARAAATTPGFAVTEDNAEAVATICRRLDRIPLALELAATRVRALGVHELSTRLDDRFRLLAGGRRGVPPRQRTLRAVIDWSWELLGDDERKVLRRLAVFADGCTLEAAEAVCGGNGQDVLDPLIRLVDRSLVTVSVTDGRRYRLPESIAAYAHERLTEAGESGTLELRHQAYCTELAEQAAARLHGPEQQSWLTRLDHESANLRTALERAVQRKDATGALRLALASTWYWFLRGRLSEARRSLGEALHISEDTHTALRSPAAVWHAGFSLLAGEGQHHTARPADVVVDGEAGGARAAWFLGHASLSAGEDLARSETLVDRALTDFRTAGDRWGIAAAQSTRATQALLRGDLAALRHSAEDGQAIFTELGDRWGQLRTTYPLAALAAITGDYTRAAQLHQDGLHLAEELGFWADAADRLTGLGRVALLTGDFPQATGLHRKAMALAAEHGYAAGEIHAEIGIALTARREGDFDRAEQHLRRTLAWHREVDFGPGPALLLAELGFLAEQRGDASAAMSLHHQGLSVARGSGDPRALALAHEGLAGAYVLAGQPERAARLLGTATGARESSGAPLPEAERGDVQRITARALAALGTEKFATEFSAGIDDGPDPGRQDGATSRETEEADTVTVAEPEA; this is encoded by the coding sequence ATGTACTTCTCGGTGCTGGGCCCACTGACCGCCCTGACGACGGCCGGCCACGCGGTCGACGTCCCTGAGGCGAAGGTGCGCGCCCTGCTGGCCGTTCTGCTCGTCCACGCGGGCCGGCCGGTCTCGGCCGACCGGCTCGTGGACGATCTGTGGGGCGAGCGGCTGCCCGGAAATCCTGCCGGTGCCCTTCAGACGAAGGTCTCGCGGTTACGCCGTGCCCTGGCGCGGGCCGAGCCCGGGGCAGAGACGCTGGTGGAGTCGAGGCCCCCGGGATACCTGCTGCGCACCGGCCCTGAGGACGTGGACTCCCACCGGTTCACCGCCCTGACCGCCACCGCGTACGGCACCGAGGACCCGCGCACCAGGGCCGATCTGCTGACCGGGGCTCTGGCGCTGTGGACGGGGGAAGCCTTCGCCGACCTGGGCGACGTGGTGTTCCTCCGCACCGCGGCCGAACACCTTGGCGAGCAGCGTCTCACTGCCCTGGAGGCGCTCGCCGAGACCCGACTTGATCTGGGTGAACACCACACGCTGATCGGGGACTTGGGCGAGCTGGCGGTCCGCCACCCGCTGCGGGAGCGGCTGCGCGCCGTCCAACTGCGTGCGCTGTACCGGGCCGGGCGGCAGTCCGAAGCGCTGTCCGTGTACGCCGAATTGCGCGAGCAGCTGGCCGACGAACTGGGCGTGGACCCCGGACCGGAACTGGCCGCCCTGCACCAGGCGATCCTCGAACACGATCCGGCCCTTGAGGCGCCCCCCGCCTCCCCGAAGAGGAGGTACGGCGACCTGCCGGCTCCGCTCACCGACCTCGTCGGCAGGAAGGAAGCGGTGCCGGCGCTGGGTGAACTTCTCGCCGCCCACCGGCTGGTGACACTGACCGGCCCCGGTGGGGTGGGCAAGACCCGCCTGGCGGAGGAGGTGGCCGGCCGCGCGGCCGGTGCCTACCCCGACGGCGTACGGATGGTCGGGCTCGCCGGATCCACCGAGGTGGCCGAGCAGCTCGGCGCCGCACTGGGCGTACGGGAGGAGGGGGCGGCAGGACTGGAGGACGCGCTGCGTTCGAGACGGCTCCTCCTGCTCCTCGACAACTGCGAGCACGTCGTCGACTCGGCGGCCGACGTCGTACGCCGGGTCCTGGCCGCCGCACCCGGGCTGAGCGTCCTGGCCACCAGCAGGGAACCTCTCGGCCTGGCCGGGGAGGTGGTGTGGACCGTGCCACCGCTGCGACAGACCGACGCCGAGGACCTGTTCGCCGCGCGGGCCGCGGCCACCACCCCCGGATTCGCCGTCACCGAGGACAACGCGGAGGCCGTCGCGACGATCTGCCGCCGTCTCGACCGCATACCCCTGGCCCTCGAACTGGCCGCCACCCGGGTCCGCGCGCTGGGAGTGCACGAACTGAGCACCCGCCTCGACGACAGGTTCCGTCTCCTCGCCGGCGGCCGGCGCGGCGTGCCACCACGCCAGCGCACCCTCCGAGCGGTGATCGACTGGAGCTGGGAGCTGCTCGGCGACGACGAGCGGAAGGTCCTGCGCCGTCTGGCCGTCTTCGCCGACGGCTGCACCCTCGAAGCCGCCGAGGCCGTGTGCGGCGGCAACGGCCAGGACGTCCTCGACCCCCTGATCCGCCTGGTGGACCGCTCACTCGTCACTGTCTCCGTGACCGACGGCCGTCGCTACCGGCTGCCGGAGTCGATCGCGGCCTACGCCCATGAACGCCTGACGGAAGCAGGCGAGTCCGGGACCCTCGAACTGCGCCACCAGGCCTACTGCACCGAGCTCGCCGAACAGGCCGCGGCCCGACTCCACGGCCCTGAGCAGCAGAGCTGGCTGACCCGCCTCGACCACGAAAGCGCCAACCTGCGCACAGCCCTGGAACGCGCCGTACAGCGGAAGGATGCCACCGGAGCCCTGCGCCTGGCGCTCGCCTCGACCTGGTACTGGTTCCTGCGCGGTCGGCTGAGCGAGGCCCGGCGATCACTGGGTGAAGCCCTGCACATCAGCGAGGACACGCACACGGCCCTCCGTTCCCCAGCTGCCGTCTGGCACGCCGGATTCAGCCTGCTGGCGGGGGAGGGACAGCACCACACGGCCCGTCCGGCCGACGTAGTGGTCGACGGCGAAGCCGGTGGGGCACGTGCCGCGTGGTTCCTCGGTCATGCCTCGCTCAGCGCGGGTGAGGATCTGGCCCGCAGCGAGACGCTGGTGGACCGCGCCCTGACCGACTTCCGCACAGCAGGCGACCGCTGGGGCATCGCCGCGGCACAGAGCACCCGCGCCACCCAGGCCCTGCTGCGGGGCGACCTCGCCGCACTGCGCCACAGCGCCGAGGACGGCCAAGCGATCTTCACGGAACTCGGCGATCGCTGGGGACAGTTGCGGACCACCTATCCACTGGCGGCACTGGCCGCGATCACCGGCGACTACACGCGCGCCGCACAACTGCACCAGGACGGTCTCCACCTGGCCGAGGAACTGGGCTTCTGGGCGGACGCCGCCGACCGGCTCACCGGGCTGGGCAGGGTTGCCCTGCTGACGGGTGACTTCCCCCAGGCCACCGGGCTCCACCGTAAGGCGATGGCCCTGGCCGCCGAACACGGCTACGCGGCGGGCGAGATCCACGCCGAGATCGGCATCGCCCTCACAGCCCGGCGCGAGGGCGACTTCGACCGCGCCGAGCAGCACCTCCGCAGAACCCTGGCATGGCACCGCGAAGTCGACTTCGGCCCCGGCCCCGCACTCCTCCTCGCCGAACTCGGCTTCCTCGCCGAACAACGCGGTGACGCATCCGCGGCCATGTCCCTGCACCACCAGGGCCTCTCCGTCGCCCGTGGCAGCGGCGACCCCCGGGCTCTGGCTCTCGCCCACGAGGGCCTCGCCGGGGCGTACGTCCTCGCGGGTCAACCCGAGCGGGCCGCCCGCCTACTGGGCACAGCCACCGGGGCCCGGGAGTCCTCCGGCGCCCCGCTCCCGGAGGCGGAGCGCGGCGATGTCCAGCGCATCACAGCCAGGGCCCTCGCGGCGCTGGGCACAGAAAAGTTCGCCACTGAGTTCTCTGCCGGCATCGATGACGGTCCCGACCCAGGACGCCAGGACGGGGCGACGAGCCGAGAGACTGAGGAAGCTGACACAGTCACCGTGGCCGAGCCCGAGGCATGA
- a CDS encoding NAD(P)-dependent oxidoreductase, with amino-acid sequence MSENENHERSTVSVIGLGQMGTRLAQAFLTAGYATTVWNRSAAKADALVVQGAVRATTLEGAVSASPLVVVCLPDYATVGELLGPVAVRLRGRALVNLTSGTPEDAAGMADWAAGNGAGYLDGAAMSGTRLVGRPEALFVFSGSPDVFATHRTVLASLGHSAHLGADPALAPVYDTALFGMVWGALAGFYHAVALVGSAGVAPAAFAAVATEHMPFVTSLMADHARQIEEGRFPDDDGTVEVHAAAMEHLLDTSRGRGLGTDVPELIGSLLKRAAATGHGSSGIASVVGTITKGERHA; translated from the coding sequence ATGTCGGAGAACGAGAACCACGAGCGGTCCACGGTGTCGGTGATCGGCCTGGGGCAGATGGGAACCCGGCTCGCCCAGGCGTTCCTCACCGCCGGCTACGCCACGACCGTATGGAACCGCTCCGCCGCGAAGGCCGACGCACTCGTCGTCCAGGGCGCCGTGCGTGCGACAACCCTCGAAGGGGCGGTCTCCGCGAGTCCCCTGGTCGTGGTCTGCCTGCCGGACTACGCGACCGTGGGCGAACTGCTCGGGCCGGTGGCGGTGCGCCTGCGCGGGCGGGCCCTGGTGAACCTGACCTCCGGCACTCCGGAGGATGCCGCCGGGATGGCCGACTGGGCGGCCGGGAACGGCGCCGGCTACCTCGACGGCGCTGCCATGAGCGGCACACGGCTTGTCGGGCGGCCCGAGGCGCTGTTCGTCTTCAGCGGTTCCCCGGATGTCTTCGCCACCCACCGGACGGTGTTGGCGAGCCTGGGCCACTCCGCCCATCTCGGCGCCGACCCGGCGCTGGCCCCGGTGTACGACACCGCGCTGTTCGGCATGGTCTGGGGCGCGCTGGCGGGCTTTTACCACGCCGTCGCCCTGGTGGGCTCGGCAGGCGTCGCCCCGGCGGCGTTCGCGGCGGTGGCGACGGAGCACATGCCCTTCGTCACGTCGCTGATGGCCGACCACGCCCGCCAGATCGAGGAGGGCCGCTTCCCGGACGACGACGGCACCGTGGAGGTGCACGCGGCAGCGATGGAGCACCTCCTGGACACCAGCAGGGGTCGCGGGCTCGGCACCGACGTGCCGGAGCTGATCGGGAGCCTGCTGAAGCGGGCGGCGGCCACCGGACACGGCTCCAGCGGCATCGCCAGCGTCGTCGGGACGATCACGAAGGGCGAGCGGCATGCCTGA
- a CDS encoding NAD(P)-dependent oxidoreductase, with the protein MPEQTRPHITVLGLGRMGAPIASAFLDAGYPVTVWNRTAAKADALVAQGAIRAATTAEAVAAGSLVIAPLLDHEAVRQALGPDASALSGRTLVNLASTTPGHSRDLAAWAAGHDADYLDGAMMALPETVATPEGFFLYSGSQSAFTTYRRELEVMAPAHYFGTDPGSAEIHDLALLGTGYAALTGFLHAAAVLDTVGTTPEVFAPLAARWLHGMAGFLPELAREAGGSAYAGGVSTVDLNRAGVDSLIKLSRAGGIATDVHEPLKALLDRRSADGHGRDSFSSVFELLRARGTAEQ; encoded by the coding sequence ATGCCTGAACAGACGAGGCCCCACATCACGGTCCTGGGCCTCGGCCGCATGGGCGCCCCGATTGCCTCCGCGTTCCTCGACGCCGGTTACCCGGTCACCGTATGGAACCGCACCGCCGCCAAAGCCGACGCACTCGTCGCACAAGGCGCCATCCGCGCGGCAACCACCGCCGAGGCTGTCGCGGCCGGCTCACTGGTGATCGCCCCGCTCCTCGACCACGAGGCGGTACGGCAGGCTCTCGGTCCCGACGCCTCCGCGTTGTCCGGCCGCACCCTGGTCAACCTCGCCAGCACCACCCCCGGCCACTCCCGTGACCTGGCCGCCTGGGCCGCCGGGCATGACGCCGACTACCTCGACGGCGCCATGATGGCCCTCCCCGAGACCGTCGCCACCCCGGAGGGCTTCTTCCTCTACAGCGGTTCCCAGAGTGCCTTCACCACCTATCGGCGCGAGCTGGAAGTGATGGCGCCGGCACACTACTTCGGCACCGACCCCGGCTCTGCGGAGATCCACGACCTGGCCCTGCTGGGCACGGGATACGCGGCGCTCACCGGGTTTCTGCACGCCGCGGCGGTGCTCGACACGGTGGGCACCACCCCTGAGGTGTTCGCTCCGCTGGCGGCCCGATGGCTGCACGGGATGGCCGGATTCCTGCCCGAACTGGCGCGCGAGGCAGGAGGATCGGCGTATGCGGGCGGGGTCTCCACGGTCGACCTCAACCGGGCCGGAGTCGACAGCCTGATCAAGCTGAGCAGAGCGGGCGGCATAGCCACGGACGTCCATGAGCCGCTGAAGGCCCTGCTCGACAGGCGGTCGGCCGACGGCCACGGGCGGGACAGCTTCTCCAGCGTGTTCGAGCTGCTGAGAGCACGAGGCACTGCGGAACAATGA
- a CDS encoding zinc-binding dehydrogenase: MRAALLYGAGDVRVEDVAEPVIKHPTDALVRITASAVCGSDLHLYGAMSPADGPVRMGHEFIGVVEDTGPEVTTLRRGDLVVSPFALSDNTCEFCREGLHTSCVHPEATFWDFKPDEGAQAEAIRVTLADGTLVKLPAAADPALIPSLLTLSDVYGTGHRAAVLGGVGERTRVTVIGDGAVGLLAVLSAKLLGAEQIILMGRHQDRTRLGREFGATDVVAARGAEGIEAVRELTGGQGTHVVIEAVGHLPAYEQALGVVRAGGIISRAGVPQYEEAPIGMGSLFIRNIRLAGGLAPVRAYIEELMPAILNGTIEPGKVFDATTDLDGVPAGYQDMMDRESLKVLITP; this comes from the coding sequence ATGCGCGCAGCACTCTTGTACGGCGCCGGCGATGTCCGCGTCGAGGATGTCGCCGAGCCCGTCATCAAGCACCCCACCGACGCACTGGTCCGTATCACCGCGTCCGCCGTCTGCGGCAGCGACCTGCACCTGTACGGCGCGATGAGCCCGGCGGACGGGCCCGTCCGGATGGGGCACGAGTTCATCGGCGTCGTCGAGGACACCGGCCCCGAGGTCACCACGCTCAGACGCGGTGACCTGGTCGTCTCCCCGTTCGCGCTCTCCGACAACACCTGCGAGTTCTGCCGCGAGGGCCTGCACACCTCCTGCGTCCACCCGGAAGCGACCTTCTGGGACTTCAAGCCGGACGAGGGCGCCCAGGCCGAGGCCATCCGGGTGACCCTGGCCGACGGCACCCTCGTCAAGCTCCCCGCCGCCGCGGACCCGGCCCTCATCCCCTCCCTGCTGACCCTCTCGGACGTGTACGGCACCGGTCACCGCGCCGCGGTGCTGGGCGGCGTCGGCGAACGCACCCGCGTCACCGTGATCGGCGACGGTGCCGTCGGCCTGCTGGCGGTGCTCTCGGCCAAGCTCCTGGGCGCCGAGCAGATCATCCTCATGGGTCGCCACCAGGACCGCACCCGCCTGGGCCGCGAGTTCGGCGCCACCGACGTCGTCGCCGCCCGTGGCGCGGAAGGCATCGAAGCGGTCCGCGAACTCACCGGCGGACAGGGTACGCACGTGGTCATCGAGGCCGTCGGCCACCTGCCCGCCTACGAGCAGGCACTCGGCGTCGTACGCGCGGGCGGAATCATCAGCCGGGCCGGCGTCCCCCAGTACGAAGAGGCACCGATCGGCATGGGCAGCCTCTTCATCCGCAACATCCGCCTCGCCGGAGGACTGGCCCCCGTCCGCGCCTACATCGAGGAACTGATGCCCGCCATCCTCAACGGCACCATCGAACCCGGAAAGGTCTTCGACGCCACCACCGACCTCGACGGCGTTCCCGCCGGATACCAGGACATGATGGACCGCGAGAGCCTCAAGGTCCTCATCACGCCCTGA
- a CDS encoding CPBP family intramembrane glutamic endopeptidase: MSPRSEDTSKAARIRRWARSPWGRPVSMTAALAAFGALAGLVNGLADVTPVTGLAAGVAMAALAVGLYRLLAHRLENRDDPAELRLGDARSGLRRGTLIGLGAFTVTITVIALTGGYQLDGWGSFGGALTTLGLMCTVAVTEELIFRGVVFRVLEEKTGTWGALAASGLIFGLVHLANPLATLWGALAIAVEGGLLLASAYAATRSLWLPIGLHLGWNMAVGGIFGTTVSGSADGLGSLLEATVTGPALITGGSFGPEASAVAILVCLIPTSLFLRHAKRRGRVYARGSQVTTADR; this comes from the coding sequence ATGTCACCTCGGTCCGAGGACACCTCGAAGGCGGCCCGCATCCGTCGCTGGGCCCGCTCCCCGTGGGGGCGACCGGTCTCGATGACCGCCGCCCTGGCCGCTTTCGGCGCGCTCGCCGGACTGGTCAACGGCCTCGCCGACGTCACACCGGTCACGGGCCTCGCCGCCGGCGTGGCGATGGCGGCGCTCGCGGTCGGTCTCTACCGCCTGCTGGCACACCGCCTGGAGAACCGCGACGACCCGGCGGAACTGCGGCTGGGCGACGCGCGGTCCGGACTGCGCCGGGGAACGCTGATCGGCCTGGGCGCCTTCACCGTGACGATCACGGTCATCGCACTGACCGGCGGCTACCAGCTCGACGGGTGGGGCTCGTTCGGCGGCGCGTTGACCACCCTGGGCCTCATGTGCACCGTGGCCGTCACCGAGGAACTCATCTTCCGGGGAGTGGTGTTCCGCGTCCTGGAGGAGAAGACGGGCACCTGGGGCGCGCTCGCCGCGTCAGGGCTGATCTTCGGTCTCGTACATCTGGCCAACCCCCTCGCCACGCTCTGGGGCGCCCTCGCCATCGCCGTCGAGGGCGGACTGCTCCTGGCCTCGGCCTACGCGGCAACCCGCTCCCTCTGGCTGCCCATCGGTCTGCACCTGGGCTGGAACATGGCGGTGGGGGGCATCTTCGGCACCACCGTCTCCGGCTCGGCGGACGGTCTCGGCAGCCTCCTGGAGGCGACGGTCACCGGCCCGGCACTGATCACCGGCGGCTCGTTCGGCCCGGAGGCAAGCGCCGTGGCGATCCTGGTCTGCCTGATACCGACGTCCCTCTTCCTCCGCCACGCCAAACGGCGGGGCCGGGTGTACGCGCGGGGTTCCCAGGTGACCACCGCCGACCGCTAG
- a CDS encoding histidine kinase yields MTPESRPPVTRATTPRAVRADARPPVPAPVADRYRSLSSWWRTRPSATRDRELAAVLAVLSFAAPLDSVGAQFGDLPVRQAGVAGVLLTLGQTLPLAVRARRPALCLTLVALCFALHQTCAHPPNIGSLGLYVALYSVGAHQERWRRLLPVPAVAAYGVFAVVLWRLDSPAGIADYAVHALALAAFWVAGAYVRARRAEEAERRRLAALAATAEERARLARELHDVVTHHVTAMVVQADAAQYLAASPDRLTEGLTAISGTGRRALTELRYLLGVLEATGESATAERAPVRGKLSDLVEQTRLSGQPVVLVEEGQEEGERVPMGIGGELAAYRVVQESLTNAVKYAAGRPTRVRVRYGHDHMDIEITTDGPDGAARAPLGSGAGGHVSGGRGLGGLRERVDMLGGRFTADAGSDGGFTVTARIPVGESA; encoded by the coding sequence GTGACACCCGAGAGCCGGCCGCCCGTCACCCGGGCCACCACCCCTCGCGCCGTACGGGCCGACGCGCGTCCGCCGGTTCCGGCGCCCGTGGCCGACCGGTACCGGTCGCTGAGCTCCTGGTGGCGTACGCGGCCGAGCGCCACTCGGGACCGTGAGCTCGCGGCCGTGCTCGCCGTGCTGTCGTTCGCGGCTCCGCTGGACAGCGTCGGGGCCCAGTTCGGTGACCTGCCTGTCCGGCAGGCCGGTGTTGCCGGTGTTCTGCTGACGTTGGGGCAGACCCTGCCGCTCGCCGTCCGCGCCCGGCGGCCCGCCCTCTGCCTGACACTGGTGGCTCTCTGTTTCGCGCTCCACCAGACCTGCGCCCATCCGCCGAACATCGGCAGCCTGGGCCTGTATGTCGCGCTGTACTCGGTGGGCGCCCACCAGGAGAGGTGGCGGCGGCTGCTCCCGGTGCCCGCCGTCGCGGCGTACGGCGTCTTCGCGGTCGTCCTGTGGCGTCTGGACTCCCCGGCGGGCATCGCCGACTACGCGGTTCATGCTCTGGCCCTCGCGGCGTTCTGGGTGGCGGGCGCGTACGTACGGGCCCGCCGCGCCGAGGAGGCGGAGCGGCGACGGCTCGCCGCCCTGGCGGCGACCGCCGAGGAACGCGCCCGGCTGGCCAGGGAGTTGCACGACGTGGTGACCCATCATGTGACGGCGATGGTCGTGCAGGCCGACGCCGCGCAGTACCTCGCCGCGTCCCCGGACCGGCTGACCGAGGGACTCACCGCGATCAGCGGCACCGGTCGGCGTGCCCTGACCGAACTGCGGTACCTGCTGGGCGTTCTGGAGGCGACCGGCGAGTCGGCGACCGCTGAACGGGCCCCGGTCCGGGGAAAGTTGTCCGACCTGGTCGAACAGACGCGGCTGTCGGGCCAGCCCGTCGTCCTTGTCGAAGAAGGGCAGGAGGAAGGGGAGCGGGTGCCGATGGGCATCGGCGGCGAACTCGCGGCCTACCGCGTCGTACAGGAATCGCTCACCAACGCGGTGAAGTACGCGGCCGGGCGGCCCACACGGGTCCGTGTCCGCTACGGTCACGACCACATGGACATCGAGATCACCACCGACGGGCCGGACGGCGCCGCCCGCGCTCCCCTGGGCAGCGGAGCAGGCGGCCATGTCTCCGGGGGCCGGGGGCTCGGCGGGCTGCGTGAGCGGGTGGACATGCTCGGCGGCCGGTTCACGGCGGACGCCGGGTCCGACGGCGGATTCACGGTCACCGCCCGCATACCCGTCGGGGAGTCCGCATGA
- a CDS encoding response regulator transcription factor gives MTVPPAALVTTDSPSAPIRVLICEDQALVRTGYVTIFSAQPDMTVVGEAADGRAAIRAAEELRPDVVVMDIRMPLLDGIEATRHLAGPGSAGRAKILVVTTFNVDEYVYEALRAGASGFLLKDTPPGELVEGVRTVARGDSLLSPAVTRALIGTYADRVRPATPAFPPERERLKVLSPREHEVLKLISRGLSNAEIAAELVLSAETVKTYVSRILAKLDLRDRVQAVVLAYRAGVADGSA, from the coding sequence ATGACCGTCCCGCCCGCCGCCCTCGTGACGACGGATTCCCCGTCCGCACCCATTCGTGTGCTGATCTGCGAGGACCAGGCCCTCGTACGAACCGGTTACGTCACCATCTTCTCCGCCCAGCCCGACATGACGGTCGTCGGCGAGGCGGCCGACGGCCGGGCCGCGATCCGGGCGGCCGAGGAACTGCGCCCCGACGTCGTCGTGATGGACATCCGCATGCCCCTGCTCGACGGCATCGAGGCCACCCGGCACCTCGCCGGACCCGGGTCCGCAGGCCGTGCGAAAATCCTTGTCGTCACGACGTTCAACGTGGACGAATACGTCTACGAGGCACTGCGCGCCGGTGCCAGCGGCTTCCTGCTGAAGGACACGCCGCCGGGCGAACTCGTCGAAGGGGTACGTACCGTCGCGCGCGGCGACTCCCTTCTCTCCCCCGCCGTCACCCGGGCCCTCATCGGTACCTACGCCGACCGCGTACGCCCCGCCACCCCGGCGTTCCCGCCCGAGCGGGAGCGGCTCAAGGTACTCAGCCCGCGCGAACACGAAGTGCTGAAGCTGATCAGCCGAGGGCTTTCGAACGCCGAGATCGCGGCCGAACTGGTGCTCAGTGCCGAGACCGTGAAGACGTACGTCTCCCGCATCCTCGCCAAGCTCGATCTGCGCGATCGCGTCCAGGCCGTCGTCCTCGCCTATCGCGCGGGGGTCGCGGACGGGAGCGCGTGA
- a CDS encoding winged helix-turn-helix transcriptional regulator, whose protein sequence is MAKAPRQGPYICGIDAALDVVSGKWKGLILWELDTWRVRRFAELRRGLPGVSEKMLTQHLRELEEDGLVNRKVYAEVPPRVEYSLTEHGRTLNQALAPLGAWGSERIRREGTETVATAETSPG, encoded by the coding sequence ATGGCCAAGGCACCACGACAGGGGCCGTACATCTGCGGTATCGACGCCGCTCTCGACGTGGTGAGCGGTAAGTGGAAGGGCTTGATCCTCTGGGAACTCGACACCTGGCGCGTGCGCCGCTTCGCCGAACTGCGTCGCGGACTGCCCGGGGTGAGCGAGAAGATGCTGACGCAGCACCTGCGCGAGCTGGAGGAGGACGGCCTGGTGAACCGGAAGGTCTATGCCGAGGTGCCGCCACGGGTGGAGTACTCACTGACCGAGCACGGACGCACCCTCAACCAGGCGCTCGCACCGCTCGGCGCCTGGGGGAGCGAGCGGATACGCCGAGAAGGTACGGAGACGGTGGCGACGGCCGAGACCTCACCCGGGTGA
- a CDS encoding NAD(P)-dependent oxidoreductase, translating into MNEQQNRTTPQDTAVTVIGLGPMGRAMTRTLLAAGHPVTVWNRTPGRADGVVAAGAKPARTPGEAVEASDLVILSLTDYQAMYDILGGATASLTGRTLVNLSSDTPVRSREAAAWAAGHGAAFLTGGVMVPAPMVGTEAAHVYYSGRDQVSERHLAALALLGAPRFLGVDPGLAQMMYQAQLAVFLTTLSGLMHATAMLGTVGMRAAEALPELLASADSIGDILRAGEENPGAALDAGNHPGDLSTVTMMGATADHIVGTSTALGLDLALPLAVRAHYRQAIGNGHGGDHWTRIIDSIRGPR; encoded by the coding sequence GTGAACGAACAACAGAACCGAACCACTCCGCAGGACACCGCTGTCACCGTGATCGGGCTCGGCCCGATGGGCCGGGCGATGACCCGGACCCTCCTCGCCGCCGGCCACCCTGTCACGGTCTGGAACCGCACCCCGGGCCGGGCCGACGGTGTCGTCGCCGCCGGAGCGAAGCCCGCCCGCACGCCCGGCGAAGCAGTCGAGGCCAGTGACCTCGTGATCCTCAGCCTCACCGACTATCAGGCGATGTACGACATCCTCGGCGGCGCCACCGCGTCCCTCACCGGCAGGACACTGGTCAACCTGAGCTCCGACACTCCCGTCCGCTCACGCGAGGCGGCCGCCTGGGCAGCGGGCCACGGGGCCGCCTTCCTCACCGGCGGTGTCATGGTCCCCGCGCCGATGGTGGGCACAGAGGCGGCCCATGTCTACTACAGCGGTCGCGACCAGGTGAGCGAGAGGCACCTGGCGGCGTTGGCGCTGCTGGGAGCACCACGCTTCCTGGGCGTGGACCCGGGACTCGCCCAGATGATGTACCAGGCGCAACTCGCCGTGTTCCTGACCACGTTGTCGGGACTGATGCACGCCACCGCGATGCTCGGCACCGTGGGGATGAGGGCCGCGGAAGCGCTGCCGGAGCTTCTCGCCTCGGCCGACTCGATCGGCGACATCCTCAGGGCCGGCGAGGAGAACCCCGGGGCCGCGCTCGACGCCGGGAACCACCCCGGGGACCTGAGCACCGTCACCATGATGGGCGCGACGGCCGACCACATCGTCGGGACCAGTACAGCGCTCGGCCTCGACCTCGCGCTCCCCCTGGCGGTGCGGGCGCACTATCGGCAGGCCATCGGCAACGGCCATGGGGGTGATCACTGGACCCGCATCATCGACAGCATCCGGGGACCGCGCTGA